Proteins encoded together in one Phyllostomus discolor isolate MPI-MPIP mPhyDis1 chromosome 6, mPhyDis1.pri.v3, whole genome shotgun sequence window:
- the CAD gene encoding CAD protein isoform X4 → MATLVLEDGLVLRGQAFGAAVSTAGEVVFQTGMVGYPEALTDPSYKSQILVLTYPLIGNYGIPPDEVDEFGLSKWFESSGIHVAGLVVGECCPTPSHWSASRTLHEWLQQHGIPGLQGVDTRELTKKLREQGSLLGKLVQDGTEPLSLSFVDPNARPLVPEVSIEEPRVFNAGGTPRILALDCGLKYNQIRCLCRRGAEVTVVPWNHALDSQEYEGLFLSNGPGDPAAYPNVISALSRVLSEPNPRPVFGICLGHQLLALAIGAKTYKMRYGNRGHNQPCLLVGSGRCFLTSQNHGFAVETDSLPAGWHPLFTNANDHSNEGIVHDRLPFFSVQFHPEHHAGPSDMELLFDIFLETVKEALAGNPAGQTVRERLAERLCPPGTPSPGSGLPPPRKVLILGSGGLSIGQAGEFDYSGSQAIKALKEENIQTLLINPNIATVQTSQGLADKVYFLPITPHYVTQVIRNERPDGILLTFGGQTALNCGVELTKAGVLARYGVRVLGTPVETIELTEDRRAFASRMAEIGEHVAPSEAANSLEQAQAAAERLGYPVLVRAAFALGGLGSGFASNREELSALVAPAFAHTSQVLVDKSLKGWKEIEYEVVRDAYGNCVTVCNMENLDPLGIHTGESIVVAPSQTLNDREYQLLRQTAIKVTQHLGIVGECNVQYALNPESEQYYIIEVNARLSRSSALASKATGYPLAYVAAKLALGIPLPDLRNSVTGGTAAFEPSLDYCVVKIPRWDLSKFLRVSTKIGSCMKSVGEVMGIGRSFEEAFQKALRMVDENCVGFDHTVKPVSDMELETPTDKRIFVVAAALWAGYSVERLYELTRIDRWFLHRMKGIVAHAQLLEQHRGQPLPPCLLHQAKRLGFSDKQIALAVLSTELAVRKLRQELGICPAVKQIDTVAAEWPAQTNYLYLTYWSTTHDLTFRTPHVLVLGSGVYRIGSSVEFDWCAVGCIQQLRKMGYKTIMVNYNPETVSTDYDMCDRLYFDEISFEAVMDIYELESPEGVILSMGGQLPNNMAMALHRQQCRVLGTSPEAIDSAENRFKFSRLLDTIGISQPQWRELSDLESARQFCQSVGYPCVVRPSYVLSGAAMNVAYSDGDLERFLSSAAAVSKEHPVVISKFIQEAKEIDVDAVACDGVVVAIAISEHVENAGVHSGDATLVTPPQDITAKTLERIQTIVHAVGQELQVTGPFNLQLIAKDDQLKVIECNVRVSRSFPFVSKTLGVDLVALATRVIMGEEVEPVGLMTGSGVVGVKVPQFSFSRLAGADVVLGVEMTSTGEVAGFGESRCEAYLKAMLSTGFKIPKKNILLTIGSYKNKSELLPTVRLLESLGYSLYASLGTADFYTEHGVKVTAVDWHFEEAVDGECPPQRSILEQLAENHFELVINLSMRGAGGRRLSSFVTKGYRTRRLAADFSVPLIIDIKCTKLFVEALGQIGPAPPMKVHVDCMTSQKLVRLPGLIDVHVHLREPGGTHKEDFASGTAAALAGGITMVCAMPNTRPPIIDAPALALAQKLAEAGARCDFALFLGASSENAGTLGAVAGSAAGLKLYLNETFSELRLDSVAQWMEHFETWPCHLPIVAHAERQSVAAILMVAQLTQRSVHICHVARKEEILLIKAAKARGLPVTCEVAPHHLFLSRDDLERLGPGKGEVRPELGSRQDVEALWENMAVIDCFASDHAPHTLEEKCGPRPPPGFPGLETMLPLLLTAVSEGRLSLDDLLQRLHHNPRRIFHLPPQEDTYVEVDLEHEWTIPSHMPFSKAHWTPFEGQKVKGTVRRVVLRGEVAYIDGQVLVPPGYGQDVRKWPQGAVPQLTPSAPAASEVTTTPERPRRGIPGLPDGRFHLPPRIHRASDPGLPAEEPKEKATRKAAEPAELMGTLDGTCYPPQPVPRQASPQNLGPPGLLHPQTSPLLHSLVGQHILSVQQFTKDQMSHLFNVAHTLRMMVQKERSLDILKGKVMASMFYEVSTRTSSSFAAAMARLGGAVLSFSEATSSVQKGESLADSVQTMSCYADVVVLRHPQPGAVELAAKHCRRPVINAGDGVGEHPTQALLDIFTIREELGTVNGMTITMVGDLKHGRTVHSLACLLTQYRVSLRYVAPPSLRMPSSVWTFVASRGTKQEEFESIEEALPDTDVLYMTRIQKERFGSTQEYEACFGQFILTPHIMTRAKKKMVVMHPMPRVNEISVEVDSDPRAAYFRQAENGMYIRMALLATVLGRF, encoded by the exons ATGGCGACCCTGGTGTTGGAGGATGGGCTGGTCCTGCGGGGCCAGGCCTTTGGGGCCGCTGTGTCGACTGCCGGAGAAGTGG TGTTTCAAACCGGCATGGTCGGCTACCCCGAGGCTCTCACTGATCCCTCCTACAAATCGCAGATCTTAGTGCTGACATATCCTCTGATCGGCAACTATGGCATCCCCCCAGATGAAGTGGATGAGTTCGGTCTCAGCAAG TGGTTCGAATCCTCGGGGATCCACGTGGCAGGATTGGTGGTGGGAGAGTGCTGCCCCACACCCAGCCACTGGAGTGCCAGTCGCACCCTGCACGAGTGGCTGCAGCAGCATGGCATACCTGGCCTGCAAG GAGTGGACACTCGGGAGCTGACTAAGAAGTTGCGAGAGCAAGGGTCTCTGCTGGGAAAGCTGGTGCAGGATGGGACAGAGCCTTTATCCCTGTCATTTGTGGACCCCAACGCCCGCCCCCTGGTGCCAGAGGTCTCCATTGAG GAGCCACGGGTATTCAATGCAGGAGGTACCCCTCGGATCCTTGCTTTGGACTGCGGCCTCAAGTATAATCAGATCCGATGTTTGTGCCGGCGCGGGGCTGAGGTCACGGTGGTGCCCTGGAACCACGCGCTGGACAGCCAGG AATATGAGGGTCTCTTCCTGAGTAACGGCCCCGGCGACCCCGCCGCCTACCCCAATGTGATATCCGCACTGAGCCGTGTCTTGTCTGAGCCTAACCCCCGGCCTGTCTTCGGGATCTGCCTGGGCCACCAGCTGTTGGCCTTAGCCATCGGGGCCAAGACTTACAAGATGAG GTACGGGAACCGAGGCCATAACCAGCCGTGCTTGCTGGTGGGCTCCGGGCGCTGCTTTCTGACGTCCCAGAATCATGGGTTTGCCGTGGAAACGGACTCGCTGCCAGCGGGCTGGCATCCTCTCTTCACCAACGCCAACGATCATTCCAACGAAGGCATCGTGCACGACCGCCTGCCCTTCTTCAG TGTCCAGTTTCACCCAGAGCACCATGCTGGCCCTTCAGATATGGAGCTTCTTTTTGACATCTTTCTGGAAACGGTGAAAGAAGCCTTAGCCGGAAACCCCGCGGGCCAGACAG TTCGAGAGCGACTCGCCGAACGCCTCTGTCCACCTGGgactcccagcccaggctctgggctccCCCCACCACGGAAGGTTCTGATCCTGGGCTCAGGGGGCCTCTCCATCGGCCAGGCCGGAGAGTTCGACTACTCAGGTTCGCAG GCGATCAAGGCGCTGAAGGAGGAAAACATCCAGACGCTGCTGATCAACCCCAACATCGCCACAGTGCAGACCTCCCAGGGGCTGGCCGACAAGGTCTACTTCCTCCCCATAACTCCCCACTACGTTACCCAG GTGATCCGCAACGAGCGCCCAGATGGCATACTGCTGACCTTCGGGGGCCAGACAGCGCTGAACTGTGGCGTGGAGCTGACCAAGGCTGGGGTGCTGGCTCGGTACGGGGTCCGGGTCCTGGGCACCCCCGTGGAGACCATCGAGCTGACTGAGGACCGGCGCGCCTTTGCCTCCAGAATGGCCGAGATCGGAGAGCACGTGGCCCCCAGCGAGGCAGCAAACTCCCTCGAACAG GCCCAGGCAGCTGCCGAGCGACTGGGGTACCCTGTGCTGGTGCGTGCAGCCTTTGCCCTAGGTGGCCTGGGCTCAGGCTTTGCATCGAACAGGGAGGAGCTCTCTGCCCTCGTGGCCCCAGCTTTTGCCCACACCAGCCAAGTCCTGGTAGACAAGTCCCTGAAGGGGTGGAAAGAGATCGAGTACGAGGTGGTGAGAGACGCCTACGGCAACTGTGTCACG GTGTGTAACATGGAGAACTTGGACCCGCTGGGCATCCACACTGGTGAGTCCATAGTGGTGGCTCCAAGCCAGACACTGAATGACAGAGAGTACCAGCTCCTGCGGCAGACAGCCATCAAGGTGACCCAGCACCTTGGAATTGTTGGGGAGTGCAATGTGCAATATGCCTTGAACCCCGAGTCCGAGCAG taTTACATCATCGAAGTGAATGCCAGGCTCTCCCGCAGCTCTGCGCTGGCCAGTAAGGCCACAGGCTATCCACTGGCCTACGTGGCAGCCAAGCTGGCCCTGGGCATCCCTCTGCCTGATCTCAG GAACTCGGTGACAGGGGGCACCGCGGCCTTTGAACCCAGCCTGGATTATTGCGTGGTGAAGATTCCTCGCTGGGACCTCAGCAAGTTCCTCCGTGTCAGCACAAAGATCGGAAGCTGCATGAAGAGCGTCG GTGAAGTCATGGGCATTGGGCGTTCTTTCGAGGAGGCCTTCCAGAAGGCTCTGCGCATGGTGGACGAGAACTGCGTGGGCTTCGATCACACAGTAAAGCCAGTCAGCGACATG GAGCTGGAGACTCCGACAGATAAGCGGATCTTCGTGGTGGCGGCTGCTCTGTGGGCCGGCTACTCGGTGGAGCGCCTGTACGAGCTCACGCGCATCGACCGCTGGTTCCTGCACCGCATGAAGGGGATCGTGGCGCACGCCCAGCTGCTGGAGCAGCACCGCGGACAGCCCCTGCCCCCGTGCCTGCTGCACCAGGCCAAGCGCCTGGGCTTCTCCGACAAGCAGATTGCCCTCGCGGTTCTGAG CACCGAGCTGGCTGTTCGCAAGCTGCGCCAGGAGCTCGGGATCTGCCCGGCGGTGAAACAGATCGACACGGTGGCAGCTGAGTGGCCAGCCCAGACAAATTACTTGTACCTGACGTACTGGAGCACCACCCACGACCTCACCTTCCGCACGCCTCACGTCCTGGTCCTTGGCTCCGGCGTCTACCGGATCGGCTCCAGCGTCGAGTTCGACTGGTGCGCCGTGGGCTGCATCCAGCAGCTCCGAAAG ATGGGGTACAAGACCATCATGGTGAACTACAACCCAGAGACCGTCAGCACAGACTACGACATGTGTGACCGACTCTACTTCGATGAGATCTCTTTCGAG GCGGTGATGGACATCTACGAGCTGGAGAGCCCCGAAGGCGTGATCCTCTCCATGGGGGGGCAGCTGCCCAACAACATGGCCATGGCTTTGCATCGCCAGCAGTGCCGGGTGCTGGGCACCTCCCCCGAAGCCATCGACTCAGCCGAGAACCGTTTCAAGTTCTCCCGGCTCCTCGACACCATTGGGATCAGCCAGCCTCAGTGGAGGGAGCTCAGCGACCTCGAG TCCGCTCGCCAGTTCTGCCAGAGCGTGGGGTACCCCTGCGTGGTGCGCCCCTCCTATGTGCTGAgtggtgctgctatgaatgtgGCCTACTCCGATGGGGACCTGGAGCGCTTCCTGAGCAGCGCCGCAGCCGTCTCCAAGGAGCACCCTGTGGTCATTTCCAAGTTCATCCAGGAGGCCAAG GAGATTGACGTGGACGCCGTGGCCTGTGATGGTGTGGTGGTGGCCATCGCCATCTCCGAGCACGTGGAGAATGCGGGCGTACATTCCGGGGATGCCACACTGGTGACCCCACCACAAGACATCACTGCCAAAACGCTGGAGCGGATCCAAACCATCGTGCATGCTGTGGGCCAGGAGCTGCAGGTCACAGGACCCTTCAATCTGCAGCTCATTGCCAAG GACGACCAGCTGAAAGTCATCGAGTGCAACGTGCGTGTCTCTCGCTCCTTTCCCTTCGTCTCCAAGACGCTGGGTGTCGACCTGGTCGCCTTAGCCACACGGGTCATCATGGGGGAAGAGGTGGAGCCTGTGGGGCTCATGACCGGCTCTGGAGTCGTGGGGGTCAAG GTGCCCCAGTTCTCGTTCTCCCGCCTGGCGGGTGCGGACGTGGTGCTGGGCGTGGAGATGACCAGCACCGGGGAAGTGGCTGGCTTTGGGGAGAGCCGCTGTGAGGCCTACCTCAAGGCCATGCTGAGCACCGGCTTCAAGATCCCCAAGAAGAACATCTTGCTGACCATTGGCAGCTACAAG AACAAAAGCGAGCTGCTCCCCACCGTGCGGCTGCTGGAGAGCCTGGGCTACAGCCTCTACGCCAGCCTGGGCACTGCTGACTTCTACACGGAGCACGGCGTCAAG GTGACGGCTGTCGACTGGCACTTTGAGGAGGCCGTGGATGGGGAGTGCCCACCACAGCGAAGCATCTTGGAGCAGCTGGCTGAGAATCACTTTGAGCTTGTGATTAACCTGTCGATGCGTGGCGCTGGGGGCCGCCGTCTGTCTTCCTTTGTCACCAAGGGCTACCGCACCCGACGTCTGGCCGCTGACTTCTCCGTGCCCCTCATCATTGACATCAAATGCACCAAACTGTTCGTGGAG GCCCTGGGCCAGATCGGGCCCGCCCCTCCTATGAAGGTGCACGTGGACTGCATGACCTCCCAGAAGCTTGTGCGGCTACCCG GGTTGATTGATGTCCACGTGCACCTGCGGGAGCCAGGCGGCACACACAAGGAGGACTTTGCCTCGGGcacagctgctgccctggccggCGGCATCACCATGGTGTGCGCCATGCCTAATACCCGGCCCCCCATCATCGacgcccctgccctggccctggcccagaaG CTGGCAGAGGCTGGCGCCCGCTGTGACTTTGCCTTGTTCCTCGGAGCCTCGTCAGAAAATGCAGGGACCCTGGGTGCTGTGGCGGGGTCTGCTGCAGGGCTGAAGCTCTACCTCAATGAGACCTTCTCTGAGCTGCGGCTGGacagtgtggcccagtggatggAG CATTTCGAGACCTGGCCTTGCCATCTGCCCATTGTGGCCCACGCAGAGCGGCAGAGTGTGGCCGCCATCCTCATGGTGGCCCAGCTGACCCAGCGCTCAGTGCACATCTGTCACGTGGCACGGAAGGAAGAG atCCTGCTGATTAAAGCCGCAAAGGCACGAGGGCTGCCCGTGACCTGCGAGGTGGCACCCCACCACCTGTTCCTGAGCCGTGACGACCTGGAACGCCTGGGGCCCGGGAAGGGGGAGGTCCGGCCTGAGCTTGGCTCCCGCCAGGACGTGGAGGCCCTGTGGGAGAACATGGCTGTCATCGACTGCTTTGCCTCGGATCACG ccccccacacaTTGGAGGAGAAGTGTGGGCCCCGGCCGCCCCCTGGCTTCCCCGGGCTCGAGACCATGCTGCCCTTGCTGCTGACGGCTGTGAGCGAGGGCCGGCTCAGTCTGGACGACCTGCTGCAGCGGCTGCACCACAACCCCCGGCGGATCTTCCACCTGCCCCCGCAGGAGGACACCTACGTGGAG GTGGATCTGGAGCACGAGTGGACAATCCCCAGCCACATGCCCTTCTCCAAGGCCCACTGGACACCGTTCGAGGGGCAGAAGGTGAAAGGCACCGTTCGACGCGTGGTCCTGCGAGGAGAGGTCGCCTATATTGacgggcag GTTCTGGTGCCCCCAGGCTATGGACAGGATGTGCGCAAGTGGCCTCAGGGAGCTGTTCCCCAGCTCACGCCCTCCGCGCCTGCCGCCAGCGAGGTCACCACG ACGCCTGAGAGGCCTCGCCGGGGCATCCCTGGGCTTCCCGACGGCCGATTCCACCTGCCACCTCGGATCCACCGTGCCTCCGACCCAGGTCTGCCTG CTGAAGAGCCAAAGGAAAAGGCGACCCGGAAGGCAGCTGAGCCAG CAGAGTTGATGGGAACCCTTGATGGCACCTGCTACCCTCCACAGCCAGTACCTAGACAGGCGTCGCCCCAGAACCTGGGGCCCCCTGGCCTGCTGCACCCCCAGACCTCACCCCTGCTGCACTCACTAGTGGGCCAACATATCCTGTCCGTCCAGCAGTTCACCAAGGATCag ATGTCTCACCTCTTCAATGTGGCGCACACGCTGCGTATGATGGTGCAGAAGGAGCGGAGCCTCGACATCCTCAAG GGCAAGGTGATGGCCTCCATGTTCTACGAGGTGAGCACGAGGACCAGCAGCTCCTTCGCAGCCGCCATGGCCCGGCTGGGGGGTGCCGTGCTCAGCTTCTCAGAAGCCACGTCCTCCGTCCAAAAGGGCGAGTCCCTGGCTGACTCCGTGCAGACCATGAGCTGCTACGCCGATGTCGTGGTGCTTCGGCACCCCCAGCCCGGAGCAGTGGAG CTGGCAGCCAAGCACTGCCGGAGGCCCGTGATCAACGCTGGGGACGGGGTGGGAGAGcaccccacccaggccctgctggACATCTTCACCATCCGGGAGGAGCTGGGGACTGTCAACGGCATGACG ATCACGATGGTGGGGGACCTGAAGCATGGACGCACAGTGCACTCCCTGGCTTGCCTGCTCACGCAGTACCGTGTCAGCCTGCGCTACGTGGCACCTCCCAGCCTGCGCATGCCGTCCAGTGTGTGGACCTTTGTGGCCTCCCGCGGCACCAAGCAG GAGGAATTTGAGAGCATCGAGGAGGCGCTGCCCGACACCGACGTGCTCTACATGACTCGGATCCAGAAGGAGCGCTTTGGCTCCACCCAGGAGTACGAAGCT TGCTTTGGCCAGTTCATCCTCACTCCCCACATCATGACCCGGGCCAAGAAGAAGATGGTGGTGATGCACCCAATGCCCCGAGTCAACGAGATAAG TGTGGAGGTGGACTCGGACCCCCGCGCAGCCTACTTCCGCCAGGCCGAGAACGGCATGTACATCCGCATGGCCCTGCTGGCCACCGTGCTGGGCCGCTTCTAG